Proteins encoded in a region of the Planococcus citri chromosome 1, ihPlaCitr1.1, whole genome shotgun sequence genome:
- the LOC135833760 gene encoding SET and MYND domain-containing protein 4-like: MDKPEDPPNIKHQSSHVKSKLTTRKLQELAAELMTVNDKANALKLYNRSIAVSPSNSIDLPIAYANKSAVLLEMKEYEACVGNINLALKHPLCPIWLVSALFERKIKCLLIMGQWNDSTEKKLFKSLKRLPYSNSEKNLLRVRLNQYLSHVYNVIENSEDKIYDKFKAQKWRKDRKNFSMYNISVIHVSDNIEIVQNKTFGRHVIAKNDIRMGELLIKEKAVVSYLYLNEVYDYCSCCLLRTRILIPCNNCSKALFCSKHCMTKAMEQYHRIECPLMEYFANLEPEDQHVQYIMRLACFLSSQGQKLDELIEKWRETRDQTAYCQSSQTMAYTLPKNYQTLFLSFDKYSYNTVQFAYSQSRYSNLVDKLKEKTEFFSYRSSTTNEHYFLYLVTNLLIDLEAHFKCNSFCVSDTVSPNEKEITVTRKNVGLACYQESNFFNHSCVPNAAYCFENGDTVSTYSLRRIRAGEQVFICYLNTYYETDRAKRDLMKNYSFQCNCVACQENWPPYEQLQSMYDIRFCECEHHNAFSRRLSVIGCRFCRFKRDLAVALKRIRDTLETNTPFLQIADKLKKDIAEAMDLFQSVEGIEVHLIKEYVELYRLFCRCIEIAGNMYRE; encoded by the exons ATGGATAAGCCAGAAGATCCGCCTAATATCAAAC ACCAGTCATCGCACGTAAAAAGTAAACTAACCACGAGAAAATTACAAGAATTGGCTGCCGAATTGATGACTGTGAATG ATAAAGCCAACGCTTTGAAATTATACAACAGGAGTATAGCTGTATCGCCGTCGAACTCTATTGATCTTCCTATAGCATATGCTAACAAATCAGCAGTACTTTTAGAAATGAAAGAATACGAAGCTTGCGTAGGTAATATTAATCTCGCCTTGAAACATCCCTTGTGCCCTATTTGGCTAGTTTCCGCATTATTCGAAAGGAAAATCAAGTGTTTGCTGATTATGGGACAATGGAACGATAGCACTGAGAAG aaattattcaaaagcttGAAACGCCTGCCTTATTCAAATAGTGAAAAGAATCTGTTACGTGTTCGTTTGAATCAGTACCTGTCTCATGTCTATAACGTTATCGAAAACTCGGAAGATAAAATATACGATAAATTCAAAGCGCAGAAATGGCGAAAGGATCGTAAGAATTTCAGCATGTATAATATCTCGGTTATCCACGTCTCGGATAATATAGAAATAGTCCAGAATAAAACCTTCGGAAGGCACGTAATCGCCAAGAATGATATCAGAATGG GCGAACTACTCATCAAAGAGAAAGCAGTCGTTTCATATTTATACTTGAACGAAGTCTACGACTACTGTTCGTGCTGTTTACTCCGAACCAGGATCTTGATCCCTTGTAATAATTGTTCGAAAGCTTTATTCTGTAGTAAGCATTGTATGACCAAAGCTATGGAACAATATCATCGTATCGAGTGCCCTCTGATGGAGTACTTCGCCAATCTGGAGCCGGAAGATCAACACGTCCAATACATCATGCGACTGGCTTGTTTCCTATCGAGTCAG GGTCAAAAACTAGACGAACTGATCGAAAAATGGCGCGAAACACGAGACCAAACCGCATACTGCCAATCGAGCCAAACGATGGCTTACACACTGCCAAAAAACTATCAAACTTTGTTCCTGTCTTTCGATAAATACTCCTACAATACGGTACAATTCGCCTACAGCCAATCTCGTTACTCGAATTTGGTCGATAAATTGAAAGAGAAAACGGAATTCTTCTCGTATCGCAGCAGCACCACAAACGAACATTATTTTCTATACCTAGTTACCAATTTATTAATAGACTTGGAGGCTCATTTCAAATGCAATTCGTTCTGCGTTTCGGATACCGTAAGCCCGAATGAAAAAGAGATCACCGTCACTCGTAAGAATGTCGGATTAGCTTGCTATCAAGAGTCGAATTTCTTCAATCATTCGTGCGTTCCTAACGCAGCATATTGTTTCGAAAACGGCGATACTGTATCGACCTACAGTTTACGTAGAATCAGAGCTGGCGAACAG GTATTTATTTGTTACCTGAACACCTACTACGAAACCGATCGAGCTAAACGAGATTTAATGAAGAATTACTCGTTCCAATGCAACTGCGTAGCTTGCCAAGAGAACTGGCCACCCTACGAGCAACTCCAATCAATGTACGATATCCGTTTCTGCGAATGCGAACACCATAACGCTTTTTCCCGCCGATTATCCGTCATCGGTTGTCGATTTTGTAGATTTAAACGTGATCTGGCGGTGGCTCTGAAACGTATACGAGATACGTTGGAGACAAATACGCCTTTTCTGCAGATCGCCGATAAGCTAAAGAAAGATATTGCCGAAGCTATGGATTTATTCCAGAGTGTAGAAGGTATCGAAGTTCATTTGATCAAGGAGTACGTCGAATTGTATCGTTTGTTCTGTCGATGTATAGAGATCGCCGGTAACATGTACCGAGAATAA